The DNA segment TGATGCGGTTGTCACTCCTTTGATCAAACAGGGACAGTCCCCCTACATGATCTTCATCAATCATCCGGAACTCGGTATGTCTGTTAAGACGCTCTATAACTACATTGAACAGGGATATCTCCTCATACGCAATGTAGACCTGAAGCGGAAAACAAAATTCAAGCTGCGTAAGAGCCATAAAACACGGATTACAGACCGGGAGATCTTTCTG comes from the Anaerotignum faecicola genome and includes:
- a CDS encoding IS30 family transposase; amino-acid sequence: DAVVTPLIKQGQSPYMIFINHPELGMSVKTLYNYIEQGYLLIRNVDLKRKTKFKLRKSHKTRITDREIFLGRAYSDFSALGLSRSEFVEMDTVLSAKDYLKSILTLYFPDTELLLAHLMNRCTPGTVRLVFDSR